A single genomic interval of Nodosilinea sp. PGN35 harbors:
- the ttcA gene encoding tRNA 2-thiocytidine(32) synthetase TtcA, whose protein sequence is MAAPQQPTSNSFKKLQGFLRSRMGQAIADYAMIGEGDRVMVCVSGGKDSHTLLDILRHLQRSAPIHFDILAVNLDQKQPGFPAHVLPEYFEAIGVPYRIVEQDTYSTVKRVIPEGKTMCGLCSRLRRGVLYRVAAEEGATKIALGHHRDDMIETLFLNMFHGGRLKAMPPKLLTDDHRHIVIRPLAYCPEADIARYARYREFPIIPCTLCGSQANLQRAQIKEMLQTWEKQWPGRTETLFRSLQNVAPSQLADPTLFDFSGLESARTVSTDEADAEEIGRDL, encoded by the coding sequence ATGGCCGCCCCCCAGCAGCCCACCTCCAACAGTTTCAAAAAACTTCAGGGATTTTTGCGATCGCGTATGGGTCAGGCGATCGCCGACTACGCCATGATCGGTGAGGGCGATCGGGTCATGGTCTGCGTCTCCGGCGGCAAAGACTCCCACACGCTCTTGGATATCCTGCGCCACCTCCAGCGCAGCGCCCCGATTCACTTCGACATTCTGGCGGTCAACCTCGATCAAAAGCAGCCAGGGTTCCCGGCCCACGTGCTGCCGGAGTATTTTGAGGCGATCGGCGTGCCCTACCGCATCGTCGAGCAAGACACCTACAGCACCGTCAAGCGGGTGATCCCCGAGGGCAAAACCATGTGCGGGCTGTGCTCACGGCTGCGGCGGGGCGTTCTCTACCGGGTCGCCGCCGAGGAGGGGGCCACCAAGATCGCCCTGGGCCACCACCGCGACGACATGATCGAGACGCTTTTTTTGAATATGTTCCACGGCGGCAGGCTCAAGGCCATGCCCCCCAAACTGCTCACCGACGATCACCGCCACATCGTCATTCGCCCCCTGGCCTACTGCCCCGAGGCCGACATCGCCCGCTACGCCCGCTACCGCGAGTTTCCGATCATTCCCTGCACCCTCTGCGGCTCCCAGGCCAACTTGCAGCGGGCTCAGATCAAAGAAATGCTGCAAACCTGGGAAAAACAGTGGCCGGGCCGTACCGAGACCCTGTTTCGCAGTCTGCAAAACGTGGCCCCGTCGCAACTGGCCGATCCCACCCTGTTTGACTTCAGTGGCCTAGAGTCGGCCCGCACTGTATCCACTGACGAGGCTGACGCAGAGGAGATCGGTCGGGATCTATAG
- a CDS encoding endonuclease/exonuclease/phosphatase family protein encodes MTVNLDGTTYIQDFDSLESTGTLGSLLPEGWFFVEAGTNANDTYGIGTGSSNAGNTYSFGAANDGDRALGGLRSGALIPTFGASLTNATDTTFMGFNISYFGEQWRLGTSDRAIPDRLDFQYSLNATALNTGTWVDFDALDFVAPVTTSTVGLRDGNAAANRTLVTGTLAGLTVAPGETLWIRWSDFDAAGADDGLAVDDFTLIPLVQGGVVRPVVTIAATDAIAAEGETPGNTGTFTVTRSGDTAEALTVTYTINGTATNGVDYVELSGTVDIPAGQTSATITVTPLDDDLIEGDETVVLTLVDEADYDLGAAASATVTLRDAVPTVAIYDIQGESHISPFNGQRVITSGIVTAIDTTGSRGFYLQDPVGDGNLATADAIFVFVGNAPIPVTVGDAVQVNGVVSEFTPGGAATRNLSITQIGSNPIVTVQSSGNPLPAATIIGQGGRVPPTENIDDDAFTVFDPVNDGIDFFESLEGMLVTAQNFRVIDATNSFGEIFGVIDNGFGATGLSERGTLNISPDDFNPERIQLQFDSGVRDFAFPLVNVGDRLGDVTGVVSYAFGNYEILVTEDFTSQIVPGGLQPEVSPLTRGGEQLLVATYNVLNLDPNDNDGDRDIADGRFEAIARQIVTNLNSPDIIALQEVQDNSGSVNDGVTAADVTLQTLVDAIAAAGGPTYAFIDTPGILNNAGGGQPGANIRNAYLYDPSRVSLVENSVTTVGSQAPGGAFAGARLPLVASFGFNGETVTLVNNHFSSKGGSAPILGTEQPFEARQEDPTVNGSVDRRREQAGAVQNYLNGLLGADPNANVVVLGDFNEFEFVSPVSNFVTNTGLTNLTERLPENERYTFIFQGNSQAIDHILVSGGLATGAEVDAVHLNIEFAETPQRASDHDPVLARLNLASAFNVIPGTSGRDVLVGTDGRDRILASPGPDLITTGGGRDQIVYTNTNQTGDTVTDFEVGADQLVFTDLLASVGYSGTNPLADGTIQIRNLGNSGRTQLSLELDRMGGGRTQFTNFITFQGVEAAALNNPENFVF; translated from the coding sequence ATGACAGTCAACTTAGACGGCACCACCTACATTCAGGATTTCGACAGCCTGGAGAGCACTGGCACCCTGGGCAGCCTGCTGCCGGAGGGCTGGTTTTTTGTTGAGGCGGGCACCAACGCCAACGACACCTACGGCATTGGCACCGGCAGCAGCAATGCGGGCAACACCTACAGCTTTGGGGCGGCGAACGACGGCGATCGCGCCCTGGGCGGGTTGCGGTCGGGCGCGCTGATTCCCACCTTTGGGGCCAGCTTGACCAACGCCACCGACACGACCTTCATGGGCTTCAACATCAGCTATTTTGGCGAACAGTGGCGGCTGGGCACCAGCGATCGCGCCATCCCCGACCGCCTCGACTTCCAGTACAGCCTCAATGCCACTGCCCTCAACACCGGCACCTGGGTTGACTTCGACGCCCTGGACTTTGTGGCCCCCGTTACCACCAGCACCGTGGGACTGCGGGACGGCAACGCCGCCGCCAACCGTACCCTGGTCACGGGCACCCTGGCCGGGCTGACCGTGGCTCCCGGCGAAACCCTGTGGATTCGCTGGAGCGACTTTGACGCCGCCGGGGCCGACGACGGCCTGGCGGTGGACGACTTCACGCTGATTCCCCTGGTGCAGGGAGGGGTGGTGCGCCCGGTAGTGACCATTGCGGCTACCGATGCGATCGCCGCCGAGGGCGAAACCCCGGGCAACACCGGCACCTTCACCGTCACCCGCTCCGGCGACACCGCCGAGGCGCTGACCGTGACCTACACCATCAACGGCACCGCCACCAACGGGGTGGACTACGTGGAACTGAGCGGCACCGTGGACATTCCGGCGGGGCAGACTTCGGCCACCATCACCGTCACCCCCCTCGACGACGACCTGATCGAGGGCGACGAAACCGTGGTGCTCACCCTGGTGGATGAGGCCGATTACGACCTGGGGGCCGCCGCCAGCGCCACCGTGACTCTGCGCGACGCGGTGCCCACCGTCGCCATCTACGACATCCAGGGCGAGTCGCACATTTCCCCCTTCAACGGCCAGCGGGTGATCACCAGCGGCATTGTGACGGCGATCGACACCACCGGCAGCCGAGGCTTTTACCTACAAGACCCGGTGGGCGACGGCAACCTCGCCACCGCCGACGCCATCTTTGTGTTTGTGGGCAACGCGCCCATTCCTGTGACTGTGGGCGACGCGGTGCAGGTCAACGGCGTGGTGTCAGAATTTACCCCCGGCGGTGCGGCCACCCGCAACCTGTCCATCACCCAGATTGGCAGCAACCCCATAGTGACGGTGCAATCTTCCGGCAACCCCCTGCCGGCGGCGACCATCATCGGTCAGGGTGGCCGGGTGCCCCCCACCGAAAACATCGACGACGACGCCTTCACGGTCTTCGACCCCGTCAACGACGGCATCGACTTCTTTGAATCTCTCGAAGGCATGCTGGTGACGGCGCAGAATTTTCGAGTGATCGACGCCACCAACAGCTTTGGCGAAATCTTTGGCGTCATCGACAACGGCTTTGGGGCCACGGGGCTGAGCGAAAGAGGCACCCTCAACATCAGCCCCGACGACTTTAACCCCGAGCGCATTCAGCTTCAGTTCGACAGCGGCGTGCGCGACTTTGCCTTTCCGCTGGTGAACGTGGGCGATCGCCTGGGCGATGTGACTGGGGTAGTCAGCTACGCCTTCGGCAACTACGAAATTTTGGTCACCGAAGATTTCACCAGCCAGATTGTGCCCGGTGGATTGCAGCCCGAGGTCAGCCCCCTGACCCGCGGCGGCGAGCAGCTGCTGGTAGCCACCTACAACGTGTTGAACCTCGACCCCAACGACAACGACGGCGATCGCGACATTGCTGACGGGCGCTTTGAGGCGATCGCTCGCCAGATCGTCACCAACCTGAATTCGCCCGACATTATTGCCCTGCAAGAGGTGCAGGACAACAGCGGCTCCGTCAACGACGGCGTCACGGCGGCGGACGTCACCCTGCAAACCCTGGTGGATGCGATCGCGGCGGCGGGCGGCCCCACCTACGCCTTCATCGACACCCCCGGCATTCTCAACAACGCGGGCGGCGGCCAGCCCGGTGCCAATATCCGCAACGCCTACCTCTACGACCCTAGCCGGGTCAGTCTGGTGGAGAATTCCGTCACCACCGTTGGTAGCCAGGCCCCTGGCGGTGCCTTTGCCGGAGCTCGCCTGCCCCTGGTGGCCAGCTTCGGGTTCAACGGCGAAACCGTCACCCTGGTCAACAACCACTTCTCGTCGAAGGGGGGTAGCGCCCCGATCTTGGGTACCGAACAGCCCTTTGAGGCGCGGCAAGAAGACCCCACCGTCAACGGTTCGGTGGATCGCCGTCGGGAGCAGGCAGGGGCGGTGCAGAACTACCTCAATGGCCTGCTGGGGGCCGACCCCAACGCCAACGTGGTGGTGCTGGGCGACTTCAACGAGTTTGAGTTTGTCTCCCCGGTGAGCAATTTTGTCACCAACACCGGCCTCACCAACCTCACCGAACGGCTGCCCGAGAATGAGCGCTACACGTTCATCTTCCAGGGCAACTCCCAGGCGATCGACCACATTCTGGTCAGCGGCGGCCTGGCCACCGGGGCCGAGGTAGATGCCGTTCACCTCAATATTGAGTTCGCCGAAACTCCCCAGCGGGCCAGCGACCACGATCCGGTGCTGGCCCGGCTCAACCTGGCCTCAGCCTTCAACGTCATTCCCGGCACCAGCGGGCGCGACGTGCTTGTGGGCACCGATGGGCGCGATCGCATCCTGGCCAGCCCCGGCCCCGACCTGATCACTACCGGCGGTGGCCGCGACCAGATCGTCTACACCAACACCAACCAAACCGGCGACACCGTCACCGACTTTGAGGTGGGAGCTGACCAGCTAGTGTTCACCGACCTGCTGGCCAGCGTCGGCTACAGCGGCACCAACCCCCTGGCCGACGGCACCATCCAGATTCGCAACCTGGGCAACAGCGGTCGCACCCAGCTCTCCCTGGAGCTCGATCGCATGGGGGGCGGGCGCACCCAGTTCACCAACTTCATCACCTTCCAGGGGGTGGAGGCAGCGGCGCTGAACAACCCGGAGAACTTTGTGTTCTAG
- a CDS encoding SDR family oxidoreductase, with amino-acid sequence MAQVLVVTGGSRGIGAATARLAAERGYAVCVNYLNRAAAASAVVDAIAQGGGRAIAVAADISREDDVLRLFQTVDEQLGTLTALVNNAGILEQQRRVDELDAARLNRVLAANVTGSFLCAREAVRRMSTRYGGAGGVIVNVSSVAARLGSPGEYVDYAASKGAIDSLTIGLAKEVAAEGIRVNAVRPGFIYTDIHASGGEPNRVERVKSAVPMQRGGQAAEVAQAILWLLSPEASYTTGAFIDIAGGK; translated from the coding sequence ATGGCACAGGTTTTAGTCGTTACCGGCGGCAGCCGGGGTATTGGGGCGGCCACCGCCCGTCTGGCCGCCGAGCGGGGCTACGCGGTCTGCGTCAACTATCTCAACCGGGCGGCAGCGGCCAGCGCAGTGGTTGACGCCATTGCCCAGGGGGGTGGCCGAGCCATCGCCGTCGCCGCCGATATTTCTCGAGAAGACGACGTACTGCGCCTCTTTCAAACGGTGGATGAGCAACTGGGCACGCTGACGGCCCTGGTCAACAACGCCGGAATTTTGGAGCAGCAGCGGCGCGTGGACGAACTCGATGCCGCCCGGCTCAACCGCGTTTTGGCCGCCAATGTCACCGGCAGCTTTCTCTGCGCGCGGGAAGCCGTCAGGCGCATGTCTACCAGGTATGGCGGGGCGGGCGGGGTGATCGTCAATGTGTCTTCGGTGGCGGCGCGGCTGGGGTCGCCGGGGGAATATGTAGACTACGCCGCGTCTAAGGGAGCGATCGACAGCCTGACCATTGGCCTTGCTAAGGAAGTGGCCGCCGAGGGCATTCGCGTCAATGCGGTGCGCCCCGGCTTTATCTATACCGATATCCACGCCAGCGGCGGCGAGCCCAACCGGGTTGAGCGGGTGAAATCTGCGGTGCCCATGCAGCGAGGCGGGCAGGCGGCGGAAGTGGCCCAGGCAATTCTGTGGCTGCTGTCGCCGGAGGCCTCTTACACCACTGGGGCATTTATCGACATCGCAGGCGGCAAGTGA
- a CDS encoding metallophosphoesterase, which yields MGFKRFFTGICLGVVLSVGLACSQRVLLSESPAPAAPDPETAAISPSEAREGAVSEGTPAPPALSAEAQAIAASVPGGLANPPRKDVRLVAISDLNSAYGSTTYDPEVDKAIALLPFWQPDLVVCGGDMVAGQSPSLTTAQIQAMWQAFDDHVAAPLRQQSVPFGFTIGNHDASGARGPNNQFLFQQERDLATAYWTAPEHSSGVNFIDRTDFPFYYTFEQQGIFYMAWDGSTSRIPEEKLAWVEQALASDVAQQAKARMLLSHLPLYGIAVGRDKPGEVLDNADGLRAMLERYNVHTYISGHQHAYYPGHRGNLQLLHTGLLGSGPRALIDSSLPPGKVLTVIDVDFADPELTTYTSYDMATLRTIEYAELPRFLAGHNGIVLRRDVSYADLSPDETSFCEQRLGQGLCTGHLPFPRPKTYSA from the coding sequence ATGGGTTTTAAACGCTTTTTCACCGGCATCTGCCTGGGCGTAGTGCTCAGCGTAGGTCTCGCTTGTTCCCAGCGGGTGCTGCTTTCAGAATCGCCAGCCCCAGCGGCCCCAGACCCTGAGACCGCAGCAATATCTCCCTCTGAAGCCCGCGAAGGGGCGGTGTCAGAGGGGACTCCAGCCCCGCCAGCGCTATCTGCCGAAGCCCAGGCGATCGCGGCCAGTGTGCCGGGAGGCTTGGCCAACCCACCCCGCAAGGACGTGCGGCTGGTGGCCATCAGCGATCTCAATAGCGCCTACGGCTCGACCACCTACGACCCGGAGGTAGACAAGGCGATCGCCCTACTGCCCTTCTGGCAGCCCGACCTGGTGGTGTGCGGCGGCGACATGGTGGCGGGGCAGAGCCCGTCTTTAACAACCGCTCAAATTCAGGCCATGTGGCAGGCGTTTGATGACCATGTGGCGGCCCCCCTGCGCCAGCAGTCTGTGCCCTTTGGCTTCACCATCGGCAACCACGACGCCTCGGGGGCCAGGGGGCCAAACAACCAGTTTTTGTTTCAGCAGGAGCGCGACCTGGCCACGGCCTACTGGACGGCCCCCGAGCATAGCTCTGGGGTGAACTTTATCGATCGCACCGATTTCCCTTTCTATTACACCTTCGAGCAGCAGGGGATTTTCTATATGGCCTGGGATGGCTCGACCAGCCGCATTCCGGAGGAAAAACTGGCCTGGGTGGAGCAGGCCCTGGCCAGCGACGTCGCCCAGCAGGCCAAGGCCCGCATGTTGCTCAGCCACCTGCCCCTCTACGGCATTGCGGTGGGGCGCGACAAACCCGGCGAAGTGCTCGACAACGCCGATGGGCTGCGGGCTATGCTGGAGCGCTACAACGTGCACACCTACATCAGCGGCCACCAGCACGCCTACTATCCCGGCCACCGGGGTAATCTACAGCTATTGCACACCGGCCTTTTGGGGTCTGGGCCGCGTGCCCTAATCGACAGCAGCCTGCCGCCGGGAAAGGTACTGACCGTCATCGATGTTGACTTTGCCGACCCAGAGCTGACCACCTACACCAGCTACGACATGGCCACCCTGCGCACCATTGAGTACGCTGAACTGCCCCGGTTTTTGGCGGGCCACAACGGCATTGTGCTGCGGCGAGATGTCAGCTACGCCGATCTGTCCCCCGACGAAACCTCCTTCTGTGAGCAGCGGCTGGGCCAGGGGCTCTGCACCGGGCATTTGCCCTTTCCCAGGCCCAAAACCTACAGCGCCTAA
- the rpsU gene encoding 30S ribosomal protein S21: protein MTQVVVGENEGIESALRRFKRQVSKAGVFSEVKRRRHFETPQEKRKRKAVARRKKRFR from the coding sequence ATGACTCAAGTCGTTGTAGGTGAAAACGAAGGCATTGAATCGGCCCTGCGCCGCTTTAAGCGGCAGGTTTCTAAGGCCGGTGTGTTTTCAGAGGTTAAGCGTCGTCGCCACTTCGAGACGCCCCAGGAAAAGCGCAAGCGCAAAGCCGTCGCGCGGCGCAAGAAGCGTTTCCGCTAA